One part of the Nymphaea colorata isolate Beijing-Zhang1983 chromosome 8, ASM883128v2, whole genome shotgun sequence genome encodes these proteins:
- the LOC116258884 gene encoding PHD finger protein ALFIN-LIKE 4-like isoform X2, which produces MESTPYNPRTVEDVFRDFKGRRAALIKALTTEVEDFHRQCDPEKENLCLYGFPSETWEVTLPAEEVPPELPEPALGINFARDGMQEKDWLSLVAVHSDAWLLAVAFYFGARFGFDKNDRRRLFNMINDLPTIFEVVTGTAQLVKEKSSVTSNGSNKLKPNAKVPHLTESQTKYPKGVQQKEVDEELEEEDHEETLCGACGENYAADEFWICCDICERWFHGKCVKITPARAEHIKQYKCPSCSSKRGRQ; this is translated from the exons ATGGAGTCCACTCCGTACAACCCGCGAACTGTGGAGGACGTCTTCAGGGATTTCAAAGGACGCAGGGCCGCTTTGATTAAGGCCCTCACAACcg AGGTGGAGGATTTCCACCGGCAGTGCGATCCAG AGAAGGAAAATCTATGCTTGTATGGATTTCCTTCCGAGACATGGGAAGTTACCTTGCCTGCAGAGGAGGTGCCGCCTGAGCTTCCAGAACCTGCATTGGGCATCAATTTTGCGAGGGATGGAATGCAAGAGAAAGACTGGTTATCTCTTGTTGCTGTACACAGTGATGCATGGTTGCTTGCTGTGGCATTCTATTTTGGTGCTCGGTTTGGGTTCGATAAGAATGACAG GAGGAGACTCTTCAATATGATAAATGACCTCCCAACCATATTTGAAGTTGTGACAGGGACTGCACAGCTAGTGAAGGAAAAATCATCAGTCACAAGCAATGGCAGCAACAAATTGAAGCCAAATGCTAAAGTG CCACATTTGACTGAATCTCAGACCAAGTACCCTAAAGGAGTGCAGCAAAAGGAAGTGGACGAGGAGCTAGAAGAAGAGGATCATGAAGAAACACTTTGTGGTGCATGTGGTGAGAATTATGCTGCTGATGAATTCTGGATCTGCTGTGATATTTGTGAGAGGTGGTTCCACGGAAAATGTGTGAAGATCACTCCTGCACGTGCTGAGCACATTAAGCAATATAAGTGCCCCTCTTGCAGCAGCAAGAGAGGCCGCCAATGA
- the LOC116258884 gene encoding PHD finger protein ALFIN-LIKE 3-like isoform X1 translates to MKVNLLVVDVAVTTMLHAVTSHHHLYSYFSLYYSGYCSCGGGGLFLGRELFILLGLDEFYNYAEKENLCLYGFPSETWEVTLPAEEVPPELPEPALGINFARDGMQEKDWLSLVAVHSDAWLLAVAFYFGARFGFDKNDRRRLFNMINDLPTIFEVVTGTAQLVKEKSSVTSNGSNKLKPNAKVPHLTESQTKYPKGVQQKEVDEELEEEDHEETLCGACGENYAADEFWICCDICERWFHGKCVKITPARAEHIKQYKCPSCSSKRGRQ, encoded by the exons atgaaagtaaatttACTAGTAGTAGATGTAGCGGTCACCACTATGCTCCATGCTGTCACTTCTCATCACCATCTCTATTCTTATTTTTCCTTATATTATTCTGGATACTGTTcttgtggtggtggtggattATTTTTAGGAAGagaattgtttattttattgGGTTTGGATGAGTTTTACAACTATGCAGAGAAGGAAAATCTATGCTTGTATGGATTTCCTTCCGAGACATGGGAAGTTACCTTGCCTGCAGAGGAGGTGCCGCCTGAGCTTCCAGAACCTGCATTGGGCATCAATTTTGCGAGGGATGGAATGCAAGAGAAAGACTGGTTATCTCTTGTTGCTGTACACAGTGATGCATGGTTGCTTGCTGTGGCATTCTATTTTGGTGCTCGGTTTGGGTTCGATAAGAATGACAG GAGGAGACTCTTCAATATGATAAATGACCTCCCAACCATATTTGAAGTTGTGACAGGGACTGCACAGCTAGTGAAGGAAAAATCATCAGTCACAAGCAATGGCAGCAACAAATTGAAGCCAAATGCTAAAGTG CCACATTTGACTGAATCTCAGACCAAGTACCCTAAAGGAGTGCAGCAAAAGGAAGTGGACGAGGAGCTAGAAGAAGAGGATCATGAAGAAACACTTTGTGGTGCATGTGGTGAGAATTATGCTGCTGATGAATTCTGGATCTGCTGTGATATTTGTGAGAGGTGGTTCCACGGAAAATGTGTGAAGATCACTCCTGCACGTGCTGAGCACATTAAGCAATATAAGTGCCCCTCTTGCAGCAGCAAGAGAGGCCGCCAATGA